The genomic DNA cttttaaaaaggaTGGGAAAACTCTGGGAAAATACCAAAAGTGAAGGAGCCAGTGGCTTTTTGCAGTGGCAATTGAATGAACTGCCTATAAAGATTTTGCAGTTTTAAGTGCTGGGTTGTGTGCTTTGTGCAGACAATATTGTTACCATGTGAAATATGCTAAAATTGACTGATGAAAGCACCTGGATGTTTCAAACATAAATAGTGTGTATCAAAATAGGTGCAGAGCAGATGGCCTGGCTCCCTGTACACCTTGCTGACCAGAATACTCTAGCATCACATACAGCCAAAATCTTGCTCTCTTCAAAGCTGCAGAGCAAGAGTTATCCTCATGCTACCCTTTATCTGTCAGGTACTGATGCTCCTGTGTGCACTAATTAGTATAGCCTAGAGGGATAATGTGCCCCAGGCTTGCTTACACTTGTTCCTACCCCAGCAAAGCAAATCACCTGTTAGAGAGCTCGGGCTCTCCAACATTggttagattaaaaaaacagtgaGCTGAAATCTGATCTACGGTGGAAAAGCCCAAAACACAGAGGGCTGGGTTTGCAAgcctgcctgcagcactgccAGTGGCTGATGAACGTGCAACAGAGTCTGTTTCTCACTCTCATTTTTACCTTGGATGCTAAGACCAAACATTACCGTCCTGTGGATTAACTGGGATGTAAGGCTTTTCATGCCTCCTTGTATGGTTCAACAGATGTGAAAGGGAATTATCACTTCAACATCATATCAAGaccttttttttctagctgaTGGCAGATTACTAAGCCTGAATTCTTGTTTAATTTTAGTGTGTTAATTGATGGGATAATGAGCATTGATTATATGTGTTTTGGCTGCGTCATTGCAATTACAGGCTCTGTTTTATTCATGAGCCAGTCCTAAAGAACGCACTAGAGATCTAAGACAGCTTAAACCTCTCAGAAAAAGGCTCTGAATTGTTTGAGTAATGACACTCTTAGATGGAAAATTAAAGGTTCTCTTTTCCCATGCTTTTTAAGATAATTAAAATCCAGGAACAGTAAGGTGGTGAACATCCTTATTCATTAGCCTTCAGTAATTTAGCTTCTACTAaatgaggaaaacattttaattctcTAGGCCATCTGTTGCAGTCTCCTTTGCGTGTCCTGTTACATAAAATCTCATCCTGGGTAGTTTTAACATCAGCGTTGTATCCTTTCACCAGGAGTGATGAGCTGGATGAGCTAGTTGAAGTCACAGCCTATTAACAGGCTACCTTGGGATTAAAACAACGGCTTGGTCTTTTAGGTTGAAGTTATCCTGTCTAGACACCTCCAGGCACAGGAAAGGAGGGTGTGCACAGAGACAGGCAGCGTGACAAGCTGTGTGTTTTCTAATAGCGATATCCATGCCAATAAATAACAAAGTTCATCGGAGCCCTTCCAGTTCTTCTAATGTGCGACTGCTCTGCCATATGGCTCTGCGCTGCTTTTGGAAGCAGGCAGCATCCATTTGGGTAGAAACTGAAGCAGAGGCTCTGTGCTGGATTCTACTTTGCAAGTGATTCAGAGGAAGAACAGATCTCCTCTTTGTGCTGCACTGGGGGGGAAAAGCATTAGAGCAGGAGGGTGCCCACCTAAGATAAATGCTGGGTCAGGAGTTGGGAAACACTTGGTTTCTGACTCTGTCTATAGGAAAAAGTCCCTTTATAGCTTGGGGCAAGTTACATTAGCCCAGACTAGAAAGATTTCCCATTAGAATGATAATGCGCATAGCTGAATGGATTCAGCATCTTAGTTATTCCTGATGCAAAGTTACATCCCAACAGATCTAAGAGGGTTCAGGCTCCATTAGTTTGGCTTGTTTCTGTTAAATTCTCACATAAAATAGAAGCCACACTAGTTACCAAGCCAGCAGTGCTGCCTTACAGGGGCTCCTTTCCCCTAACGTATTTAGCTGGCTCTGTGATCACCGGGTAGCTTTTACATTATTGATGGGGCACGGCTGTAAACAACCTGCTTTCACAGGGCAGAGCTGGAATTCACCTGTTTGCTATTGCTCAAGTTGCTTAGAGATCACAAACACCCCAGCCTTGAGATGTGTGGCTGCAGAGCAAGCGTTCCTAGCACGAAGCAGTACTCGGTCAATCAGCCAGCTCCTGCTTCCACCAAAAAAAGCCCTTCGGCTGCACCAGGCATGACCAAGCGGTAAGTTGTCACTTTGTTCTTTGCATCTCTGGAATCTGCTCTTTGTCTTAAAATTCGTTGTCTGGATGTATTTGTCTCTATCACAAGCAAACTCTTCCGCTGTGGGCTGGCTGCTCTGTAATTAGTTGCCAGCACTTTAGCTAAAGTAAGCAGGTTTTAATAGAAAGCAGGGAGGTGTCTCTCACAGATGTAAGTCCTCCTTGGGATAAAACCTGTATATCTGGTCCAGATCAGGAGCACTGGTGAGCGGGGCATGACAAACCCCTTTGCACTTCCCTGGGGATGGGCTTAAAACTGAGAAACTTCTCAGAGCTCTTTCATGTTCTGAAGAAATGATTTGAAGGATATTGCTATGACCCTCCCTTAAAATTGCTTAATAAGCACCTTTGATATTGAGTCCAAGCTATTTGCTTAGGTGAAGAATTAGGAGCTGTGTGACATTGGATGTTGCTTGTATGGCCATTTCGCTTTCTACTGTGAAGGAAAGCCAGTCTCTTTTGGGAAGGTGCTGGGggattaaataaaaaggaaaagagcaaactCACTCATGGAGAAACTATGAATATACACACAATTCATCAGGTGATAACTGtgcctctcttctctcccactACCAGCATCCCTATAGCCAAGCAGCTGGCATCAATAAAAGGTAAGTGGACCCATTCGTTGCCCCTTGGGGGTTCAGGTCCTCCAAGGCCATAGCCCAAATGCAGTAAATCCTGGTGATTTAGCAGAGCTGCCAAGGCCTTGCAGAGCTTTGGTTGGTGCCAGATGTGAGGATCTCATGGGTTCCTGTGCAATGTGCTCCTGTGTTGATCCCAGTCTCCTCTCCTGCTTGCCTTTCCCTTAAAAATCACCACCCAGATCATCTGTGGTACCCAATGCTGAGGGCTGTGAGTATGCAGTCTTAAGGATATGACTCAGGAGTGGGAAGGGGATGAATCCAGCCAAGTATTGCAGCCAAAATTCCAAGCACACTGAAGTTCAGGGCTGATGCTCAGACACAGGCATTTCTGTTCATCCAGGCTTCCCAGATGAGCCACGTTTCCCCTGATAAAGTATCCTAGGAGTCCAAAAGCATCCATGGACAGTGGATGGACAGTGTAGCTTGTCCCTATGGCGTGGCAGGTCCTTGCTGGGTGCTTAGGCTGGGAACAGACCAGACTGATTTCGTACATCACCTTGAGTCATCACTGTTAGGACCACCAAGTCCTAACAAAAGCTTCCTTTTAGGGTGATTTTCCAAGGGCTGTTGCTGGCCCACTCCAAATAAAATCTAGGCCAGGCCCTCTGTGGGTATAAACAGTTTCAGCCTCATTAACTTTAATGAAACTACACAGACTTCCACCCACTCAGGATGGTTCTGACAGATTCCTTTCAATTATATCTCAAATGCTACTTTTTCTGATAAGCTGATAAGTTTTTTTTCCGCTCTCTAGCTCTAGGAAAAGGCTCAGAGCTCGAAAAAGCTTTTGCTACCTTGGTTTTGGTGTACAACAACTCTGCTGACCCTGAGGGCAAGCTCAGCAAAGCTGAGACCAAGAGCCTACTGCAAACCCAGTTTGGGAGTTTCATACAGGTGAGGGGGTTCAGGTGAGCAGCACCAGGTGGGGGCAGGAACGGCCCCACAGGCTCTGTCCTGTGGCTGGGGGGGCATCAGTCTGTGGGGGAACCCCAAGTGACTCCAGTGATTTGGCTCAAACACCTTCAGGGGAtcggttgctttatgttgagcCTGAGTCTAACACAGGGTGAAGCAGTGGAGATGTGCCTGCTTGTGTTTGTGTTAACAAACTAGGgcaattgcaaaaaaaaaatgaactaaacCCCCTCAGATGATGACAAGAGATGGCATTTATGGAGAGAAGAAACCCGTTGCACCTAATTAGCCATTTGTTAGTTTGCCAGAGCACTGACCCAGTATGAGGAGAGCCAGCTCACTGGTGGGGCTGCTAGGAGAAAGGGGGCCCACCCAGGCTGTTGGTTACCAGGATAAGCAGCTACATCAGCACTTGTGGCTGTTAACTTCTTGtagattttgttttccctccctaaacaaaaaaaaaatgcttttatcaaATGGTAAAAATCTACACAGGACTAGTAAAAAGAGCTCAGCTAAGTAAATGTGAGAGATGTTTAGGACTAAAAACATTATTGACAATACTTTTGCTTCCAAGAATAACAAGACCACATGCCTGGTTGGGGAATGGGTACTAAATTCATAAGTAGGCACCTTCTGGGAAAGGACTCACAAATATCAGTAGCCAATCAAGTTTGGAATCATGAGATGTTTTGAAGCTTATGAAGCTTAAAAGTATCCTAgaactcttcctttttttccatatgaaaaTAGGAATAATTGTCATGATACATAATTCTAATAAACCCTTCTATTGCAACAGTAATGTCCAACAgtacagagaatcatagaatcatagaataaccaggttggaagagacccaccagatcatcgagtccaaccattcctatcaaacactaaaccatgcccctcagcacctcgtccacccgtgccttaaacacctccagggaaggtgaatcaaccacctccctgggtagcctgttgcagtgcccaaggaccctctctgtgaaatattttttcctaatgtccagcctgaccctcccctggcggagcttgaggccattccctctcgtcctgtcccctgtcacctgggagaagaggccagcaccctcctctctacaacctcctttcaggtagttgtagagagcaatgaggtctcccctcagcctcctcttctccaggctaaacacccccagctctctcagccgctcctcataaggcctgtcctccagccccctcaccagctttgttgctcttctctggactcgctccagagcctcaacatccttcttgtggtgaggggcccagaactgaacacagtattcgaggagcggtctcaccagtgccgagtccagagggagaagaacctccctggacctgctggtcacgccgtttctgatccaagccaagatgccattggccttcttggccacctgggccactgctggctcatgttcagtcgctgtcaaccaacacacccaggtccctctcctccaggcagctttctagacagacttctcctagtctgtagcactgcacagggttgttgtgccccaagtgcaggacccggcatttggccttgttaaacctcatgccactggactcagcccagctgtccagcctgtccagatccctttgcagagcctccctaccctccagcagatccacacttccacccagcttagtgtcg from Phaenicophaeus curvirostris isolate KB17595 chromosome 11, BPBGC_Pcur_1.0, whole genome shotgun sequence includes the following:
- the SNTN gene encoding sentan; protein product: MCGCRASVPSTKQYSVNQPAPASTKKSPSAAPGMTKRIPIAKQLASIKALGKGSELEKAFATLVLVYNNSADPEGKLSKAETKSLLQTQFGSFIQGQENKPKYQEIISTLDEESENKIDFEDFMILLVSLTLMSDLLQEIKNVETT